The nucleotide sequence atttttgtataaatatttatgaCAAACGATCTTGACCCCACTTTCTGAAATTTCTGGATCCGTCCCTGATTGCCAATCACCAATGGATAACTAAATGAGTATATacatttctctctttctcaacATCTAACGTTCAAAGAAggattgtttaaaaaaaaataaaaaatcaaagaaggAAAATATGAATTTCCTATACTGACCCTGTAATATTCATACCATCAAAATTTAGATGAAGTTATTATAAGAATCATTTATATCCTTTTTACCTACTATAATAGGTAAGGAATGTACCTAACCTGCAAAAACAGGTCatttaagcttaaaaaaaaaatcaaggtcTCTCACGGTAGGAGACCTAATGAAGTCTCCCACCTTAAACGGCACCTGATTTGAGACTTTTTAGCGTACTCTTTTTAAAAGCTAAGTTTTGATACTATTTAGTGTCAATTTCAATGGGTaagtttgacttcttaaaaagaacaaaaagaaaatgattgagCCCAAGAGGTGTTATCAATTTTCATGTATAAGGAGGGCTTCACGAAACTAGCTTCGAGTCCCATATCGAGAGCTATGATTTTGAGATGAAGTTAGATTCAATTTGTATCAAATAGTTAATGAACTCGGCTAAAAGACGTATTGTTcggaagaaggaaaaaaacccAAATTTAATATCAAGATAGAATACTATATCTATCTCATTTTAATAGTCGTTTTAGAGTTGtgcacatttttaaataaaataattagttaAGTTGATTTCAATAGAAAAATTAGTATAATCTACTAAAACATCCTTGTTGATTGTAATTAACggaatgaaattcaataaataaagatatattaatgaaaaaaataataaattatattgatattttaaagtgacaattatttttaattatagaaaaaataataaaatttcaattaaaatgagACAGAAGGAATAATTTATAATCAGACTTTacttattttctaactcaactTTGGTTAATTAAAACTTCTTAACGTAAAGAAAATAGTTATCACATGAAAATATGAGTTTGCAAGGGTCGGGTCAGACCCAATCAAAATCCGTATTTTATGATACCAAATGCAAATGCAAGATTCATTTATGATATGACAAATTTAGTGTGCTACCAAAATACgtatttatcatatatttatctAGCGTACACgttatattatatcatcaaacaaaagataaataaattttaacttttgtaattacaatttcataaatatatttacaaattaagagattaatgtaatgtaatgaatTTCATGCTAATTGAAACAACCAGGCTGTTGACATGTGCGTGCGAGAAGCATGCAACAATGGAGAATAATGTATTACCTTTGGTCTTTAATCTTAGAACCACTTAAAATTGACTTGGAAGATGAATATTCATGGATATTTGCTTAAGtcatattattttcaatgtaCTCTTAAAATATTCTCTTACACTCAATACTAATTAGGTTGATGTTTGGATATAAATGATGAGCGATCCAATATTAAAAACTTGGTTCTATATGCTCCAAGGTATCTTAAAAGATGttctaatattatattaaaatttatggtTGAACTTAAAACAACTTCACAAAACCAGTTTACAAGATAAAATTgtctttatttataaatatttgttcCTAATGAGACTCTTAAATCTATACAATACACTAAAGTTTCTCATTTTGGTATTTAAACGTGCCACATGTGTCGACTAAATACTACGGTGCATGGGCACACTAGAAGTGAGTCACAAATAAACAAACTTAGATTTCCTATTGTAACTGCTTCACGTAGTAGGTGATCTCAGTCATAGAAAAATGATCAAACCGTTCAGATAGGTTTGATTAGTTTTCATACAGTTTGATCTCATCCATCAATTAGGGATCATACAGCCAAGATTTGTCATAACATGACGATGTAACAACaccaaatcatatttttaaataaacctACATAGATTGATCTGATGACGTTGGTTAAGGACATTGACGCGTGCTCTTTCTAAAGGTTTCACAATTTTCTTTGCCAAAAAAAAGTGAGTCACATGGAAACTCACACACAATATATAACTCCCCAATATATAAATActgaaaataaaccaaaaacgGGGACTCAACGGTCCCTTttcactctctctctttctttctttatctcTCCCTTCAATGTAGTTCATCGGAGAATGGCAAACTATCACCGGAACAACGTCGGAAACCTCGTTCTCGGCCACCGCCACCGCCACCACCACTCTTCGAAACCACCAACATTCTCCCACCACTTCCGTCTCTGGAACTCCCTTTCCATTGCTTCTCTCCGTCGTCTCATCTTCCACGCCGTCAGCTGCGGTGGCGCCACCTCCCGTTATAATCACCGCCGCCGTAGCACTTTCAACGAAGATGACACTGAAGACTTCTCTTCATCAGCAGCTTCTTCCTTCGACAAACGACAACAGACTCAAACTTCAAAACCGAATGTGAAATCGGAGAAACTCTCCGATCTTCTTAACATGGCGGAGATAGAGACGGAAGAGGAAgcaaagaagaaggaagaagctCTAGAGAAACTTAAGAGACTTGTGAAGGATTTGCATGAGGAAGATGATTCGGTGAAGCGGCGTGAAGCTGCGACCACCGTGAGAATGCTCGCTAAGGAGAATTTGGAAGTCAGAGGAACACTTTCGATGCTCGGAGCTATTCCACCATTAGTCGCAATGCTCGATTCAAAAGACGTTGATTCTCAGATCGCTTCTCTCTACGCTTTGCTCAATCTCGGAATCGGAAACGATACGTgagattcttcatcttcttcgctatttttgttttgtttctgtaTATAGCCGAAGTGATAAACATCGCATGAAACTCATACATACAACTGTAAGATCATGGGTTCAAACCCAACAAAAGTATCCAGTTTAGCAATATCGACATTGTCAATTGAATTTCTTTGTTATATTgttaactttctttttttgtggGTAGGTAAATTTTGGTGGCTAATTTTGATTGATTAtgtcattttcatttaataattaattgattatgattattcTCTTTGTATTAAATTGTTAAAATGACAAGcatgtgattttaattttggtagttatatatcattttttgtttttattattattaataaagttGTTCTGTTttgtaatctttttttttttaatgatagtGTCTATTTCTACACATGAGGATGATGTGTGTTTTCATTGTTTCTTGCATATGTCTGATTGTGATGTTAGGAGAATAAtcgaaaaaaagtttttttttttttttttatttggttttttttgttattgcaGAAATAAAGCAGCCATTGTTAAAGTTGGTTCTGTACACAAGATGCTTAAGCTTATTGAATCTTCAGATGGTATTGATTCAGCGGTTTCTGAAGCGATTGTTGCGAATTTTCTTGGATTAAGTGCGTTGGATTCGAATAAACCAATTATTGGGTCTTCGGCTGCAATACCCTTTTTAGTTAGAACTCTTCAGAATAAGAATTTAGATAAGCAAAGTAGTAATCAAGTTAAGCAAGATGCTCTTAGAGCACTTTACAATCTTTCAATCTTCCCAGCCAATGTTCAGTTTATTTTGGAAACTGATTTGGTACTGTTTCTGATAAACTCGATTGGCGACATGGGAGTAACTGAAAGAAACCTTTCAATCCTTAGCAATTTGGTATCAACTAGAGCAGGTAGAAAGGCGATAAGTGCTGTCCCGGATGTGTTCCCTATCTTGGTCGATGTATTGAATTGGAATGATTCACCTGAATGCCAGGAAAAGGTTTCGTATATTTTGATGGTTATGTCGCATAAATCTTATGGTGACAAGCAGGCCATGATAGAGGCAGGGATTGTGTCGTCGCTTCTTGAGTTGTCGCTTATTGGTACTACTTTGACTCAGAAACGGGCATCAAGGCTATTGGAAAGTTTGAGAATAGATAAAGGGAAACAGGTTTCAGGGAACTATAACGGAAATTTAGGCGCAACTGTTTCTGCCCCAATTTGCGGAACTTCATCGTCGTGTGCAAAACCAGATGGAGGTGGAGGAGGAAAAGATTGTtcggaagaagatgaagatatgatGAGCGAAGAGAAGAAAGCAGTGAAGCAATTAGTCCAATTAAGTTTGCAAAACAACATGAGGAAAATTGTGAAGAGGGCCAACTTGCCTCAAGATATAGTCCCATCAGATCATTTTAAGTCACTCACTTCAAGTTCAACTTCTAAGAGTTTACCATTCTGAAGAATTTTCGATGTGCAGTGAGTCTAGGTTGAAGAGTATGAACCATAATGTATGTTAGTCTTTATATCATAGTTTTTAATTAGCTTTTAAGCTTGTATTGTATGTAGTAGTAGTTAAATTCTTTACTAGCATTGCTAAATTAGACATTGCTTGTCAAGATCTTAATAGATAgttgtaaaatatatttctagTTTAGGTTTCTTGATAAGATTGCATTGTTTCTTTTctgtttaatattttgtttcttttacatTGAGTAAGCTCAATCtttctaaaatgaaaatgagaacaAGCTTTGATGCTATAGAAATGTGCACTCTATAATGTATGTACTATCATTGTGTAAGGATGGCTGGCTTCCAAGGGCATGGCATGCAAAATTGGTTAATCTTAGGGATGCTAAGGTCAAAACATTGTTATGAGTGTCCCTACATTCATGGAGTCACTTTCAAACTATAGTACAAATTTGTCTTCTTTTGGGTCCTACATCATGTTTTATTATGCTTAATCATCTTATTGGATCTAATGTGAAAGAGGGTTGTCGGTCGTTTTCATCTCTCTTTTATATAAACAACAGGGACTATTCATTGTTATTTTCTATTTGAGAATCTTTCCCCTGTTGGTATGTCAATTCCAATTTCCATGTGTTGTGTCCCAAGATTCTAATTTGGGTGAGAGAGTGAGTATGAATTTGCAGTGAGATTGTTATGTACTTAGCTgttaaactcaattttttttggtagttaaaatgaattaattaattaccatGTGTGTTTAATTAATGCCACATGCATTAGTTTActgaattgtttttatttttcaactagTCATACAGATCCAAATGAGAATGGAAGGATTGATTAAACTTAGATCTAGTTTGGCATGGAAAGCTTAGCTGTTAGTTGCAGATAAGGGCATTTTGACCCCACTATGTAAATGCTGTATCATGTACCTTGTGGGGTACTATAATATTTGTAATATTATCTTCTGGTGATTCCTTTAATTATATTGACTTTAGTGTAAATATTCTAATGTTaatgaagttttgttttttaaaatctagTAACAATTAGGCAACTCTTCCATCATGTACCAATTAATTAAGggttaattttctttattttgctTGAGACCAAGATTCCATAAGTTTATTgtgcacaacatgttccaaaagcTACAGTGTTTTCTGCTTGGACGGCAATAAGTTGAGAATTTGTGGCCCAGACAATAATGATACATGTGTAATTGATGATGAATATCCATTTTTGATACCCATTGAAATTTTCCAACCTATTTTCAATGACCATAATCTTAATAAAAGAGGAATGATATTCAAGAAGGTCCATATATAACACTGCATTTGCATCAATGAAAAGGGACATTCAACAAAATTAGATGAAAATTAATCTAATTCAATATGTGAACACAATTAATGACAAATTTTGTATACATAGTAGTGAATGACTGAAAGAGGTGGCTAGTGCAATATGTGttagaaatgaagaagaaatgtttGGAACATGTAATTCATGGCAATGTGGCCAGTAAATCTATGTCTGTCTATTTTACTGCTAAGTCAGTGACTCAGTTCAGCTAGCTAACTTTGGAACTTTTTTTTGTGGACAAAAGCTATGAGTTTGGTACATGTCATTTATAGATCTTTCAGTTTTGCATAGAAATCTGCCAAGTGAGGTAAGCAAAACTCGTGGCTTTAATATTTTCTAGTTAATGTTTGTATAGTTACCTGCATTTGTTGAGTCAGTAACTTCATCTAAAACACAATTAAGAGATGTCAAGAGGTCAAATCCTTAATCACATGTTTAATTCACACACATTTGGCTGCCAATATCAAAGTTAGTATGCATTATTCATATATGGACCATGCACCTTTCTATTTGCTTTCAAAAACTGGACTGGTCCCAATTACAGACATTGATGATAAATCGTTATACAGTTTTGAAATAATTGCACTGCGTTTATGGTCTAAGGATTTAAAATTTATCTAccaaatttttatctttattacCATTAGTTAACAAACAAGAAGATTTAGTCATCTCTGCACTCCAACTATTGGATAATGTTAACTTATGTGCTAAGGACACATGTTAAGCAaatcaaaaatagaaatatttcattaatatttgtgcattcaactaattaaaagttaacaaattaaATGCAATACGCGAAttccaacaaaaaatttctacatttaactccttaacttgtgccctattTCCCTAAACTATTTTATCAAAACACCCCAaagaaaaaaggtttttttttccttatctaCCAAAAACACCCCaaagtaatttttaaaaaaaaaaaaggattcagttttttttttaatcacgaaaattttattaaaaatcaggTCTCTACACAAGACAAATAGATACCGATATTACCGAAAGTACAAACTAAGGCgccgtatataggcggaacatCCGAAAACAAACACCAACAAAAACACCCCTGCAATCAACAcccaccaaaataaacatcaccCACTAAAACTGACTCATATACTTACCAACCACTgaaaaaaatgacattcatAACACTCGTCGCAACTTCGCACCTCTAAAGAACACCCTTGTAAAAGAGAACCATGTCCTCATCACCAACACCGAGCCACATCCGAAGAACTCCTTCCCTAAAGATCATTCAGCTTCCACCACCGCACAACCTCCGGTCTATCGAAGGAACACCAAAAAAAGCCCAAAATCAAACTTGAACAGTAAGTCGTTGTTAATTAGTCATTATATTAGTATTTTTCGTCTTCACTAATATTTGAATCACGATCTTTTAACTCTTCCAACTCTTTCGATTTTTAGATAAAACTAATATCTCTGACTCTgatttcaattataaacaaatttctaCTTTTTAACTcctatcatttattaaataaatctaaatatCAACATTTGCTTATAATTAACCCCTATCTTTCTCTCTGACATCAAGGCAAAATGTGGTATGGACCAATTTTTTTGGCCAGTAGCTCCCTATCTTTTTCTGATTTCACAGCAAAATATGAGCACTCCATGTTACTATTTTATAGTTGCACTAATTACTCCTCCTTGTACCTTTTTGTAAAGTGgagattcatttttttatggGATAAAGTGGAAAATCATTAAATGCACATGATTGCGCTTTACACAGACACATACATTCAAATTGGAAAACATTAACAAAAAGAAGCAGAATAGAATCAAAGTAATGAGAGTATACGAGACAATTTTgaatagggttgggaataggccacgCCAGGTCAGACTTTGATAGGTCTGAGTCTGACCTACGAAAATTTTTGCAGgtctgagcctggcctatggtcTTTCATAGATCTATTTTTTTGGCctagcctatttaaaagcctggtCTGGCATGAAAGtctatttacaggcctacttactattaaagtcactaaacattctattttatctacttttaaatagatTTAATAGGCTTCAAAGCCTATTTCAGTGTAAGACTTGTTtatcactactataaggccttaaaagcctatttcactataaagctttaaagcctatttaaaaagtccactatgaagcctaacatgcataaaaaGGCCGCCCTATTAGGTTTCATAGAtttttttgatagcctaagcatggcctatttacttaaataggctttttaaaaagcctaaacctagcctttttaataaacaggtcAGGCCAGACCAGACTTAAACAGGTTaggccataggcccctgtaAGCTGActtggcctattcccaaccctaattGTGAGAGCTAATagtgattaaattaaaaaagatgatTGCTCATATGACATTTTGTATTGTGGACACTCACTCACTATATTGTGAAatggttttatatttttcatttgagtGTTTATGGATGTAGTGGATgatcattaatattatttttaatttgatatctAAGCTTTTCTTTGTCCTACTATTTGTTAATTACATGAAATGATGTATACTTATATCGTGTATCTCTCAATGAGGAAGTAGTTTTCCATCACCCTAGGTTTCTATTCTCTGTATTATGTTTTCATGACAGTATGTCTATTAATAAGGTGATAGCTAacattgaaaaattaatttctacAATTACGTGTCGATGATGATCCATATACACCAAGgaaaaagaattatttattATACTTCTTATGCGCACATACACATAGATATATACTTCTCGTATTGAATGTGAAAAAATTCGTTTTGGCTATTGTCCCATGCGCTAGGCGCATGGACTGCTGGCTATTGTTActatgtttgttgttgttattgtttgagATTACTTTGATACTGGCTTATGTTGCTCCACACATCTAACGTAATTTATTGGTATGATATGATTTCCGAATTCACATCAAATACTTTGAAGGGAACATTTTCCAAgtccttgtcaaaaaaaaacaaaacattttccaagtAATTTTTAGTATCTTACCGTTGATTGGGCAATTAAATTTTGCTTTCTTGAGTGAAAAATCTGCAAAGGCAAAAGAAAGGGAACGTCTTTTAATAGGAAAAAAAAGGTTAGATGATAATTGCAGCTACCACATTTCATAATCAATTTCTCATACAGACCCTACATCATACGTGTGCCATAACtttgctttaattttttaattcagaGATCTTGTCCCTAGTGCTAGAGAAGTACTTCAGCTACCATTCAATTATATAATtacacaaacaaaattaaaatcactAGTTCATTATGAAGTTCTGTTGAGGATGTTGTGCTGCATTTACTCCATCATTGAAATTGTATTGTGAATATTTAACTCAATGACTCATTtctatatttacaattttattttgaatagaTAGCATGTATTAATAGACATTCCTTATCTTCAAGTTTAAGCACTTTGTATCAGTAGATAATCTACAATGATGCAACTAAATTGGAGCTGTTGAACTATTTTTTTACTGCTTTACTATACTGCATCAAATTCAGCAATTTTACACTAATATGATTTTGGAATAGATTCTACAAATAACATAGCCTGtcaaatttgattcaaatattGTTGTAAAATGATTGCTATGTAATATTATGCTCCAAGTAGAACTTATTTCTACAAGTAACAATTTGACAATATTCACCATGACAACGATATTACGTGTGTCTGTTTGATACAACGTTTATAAAACGGTGTTTGATGAAAATCACGATAAAAAACCACATTAACAAAGAAGTTAGTATTTGTAGCTTCTGAAAATCAcgacaaaaataaatcaaaaacatGCAAACATGTTTTTGTATGTTACAAATGGGAAACTAAACAGACATTGTCTCGCGTATCCATACTTGGATTTGTTCTACTCTATTAAGAGGTAGTTGAAATTTAACTATAGGAGTACGTCAATACCAATCATTGTAGGAGCCGTTTGCTGTACCTATCGTGTTAAATACAAAAATCCATGTGTTAAAAGCATAAAATGAAGTCTTGTTCtaaaagtttatgaaattaatcaTGTACTGTATCTATGATAAAATGACACCGACATATCATAAACATTGAAATAACCCCGAAAAGTTTGGTGTTTGCAATAAATATATCCGACACATTTCCTTTCTACACAACCAATATTTGACCAGTTGAAAACATTGAACTTTATTTCttatcattaatcaatattgGCATTTTGTGTGTGAGGACATGCAAAACCAATATACTATTATTGATTTAATACGCAAGCTGAACAAAATCTGCTGGCAAATTCATAAGGAAATAAGTGAGAAAAGTCACCAACCTAAAAAAGCACAATATTCGGAGAATGTTATTACCTTCACCGACCATAAGGAATACGCACAATATATTCTTTATGAGACTggtaaactgttttcatatctTATCGTTGTAATTGGTC is from Medicago truncatula cultivar Jemalong A17 chromosome 1, MtrunA17r5.0-ANR, whole genome shotgun sequence and encodes:
- the LOC11431919 gene encoding U-box domain-containing protein 7; the encoded protein is MANYHRNNVGNLVLGHRHRHHHSSKPPTFSHHFRLWNSLSIASLRRLIFHAVSCGGATSRYNHRRRSTFNEDDTEDFSSSAASSFDKRQQTQTSKPNVKSEKLSDLLNMAEIETEEEAKKKEEALEKLKRLVKDLHEEDDSVKRREAATTVRMLAKENLEVRGTLSMLGAIPPLVAMLDSKDVDSQIASLYALLNLGIGNDTNKAAIVKVGSVHKMLKLIESSDGIDSAVSEAIVANFLGLSALDSNKPIIGSSAAIPFLVRTLQNKNLDKQSSNQVKQDALRALYNLSIFPANVQFILETDLVLFLINSIGDMGVTERNLSILSNLVSTRAGRKAISAVPDVFPILVDVLNWNDSPECQEKVSYILMVMSHKSYGDKQAMIEAGIVSSLLELSLIGTTLTQKRASRLLESLRIDKGKQVSGNYNGNLGATVSAPICGTSSSCAKPDGGGGGKDCSEEDEDMMSEEKKAVKQLVQLSLQNNMRKIVKRANLPQDIVPSDHFKSLTSSSTSKSLPF